The genomic region GATCCCAAGCGCAATGCCCGCGACTCCCACGTCCCGGTGCTGGCTCCTCTGCCCATCGGCTTCGCGGTGTTCATGGTCCATCTGGCCACCATCCCCATCACCGGCACCGGCATCAACCCCGCCCGGAGCTTCGGTGCCGCCGTCATCTACAACAAGGAGAAGGCGTGGGATGACCAGTGGATCTTCTGGGTAGGGCCATTCATCGGAGCAGCGGCGGCCGCCATCTACCACCAGTACCTGCTGCGTGCGGGCGCTATCAAGGCCCTCGGTTCCTTCCGCAGCAACACCAACGTCTGAGACCGCCGAAGAAGGCGG from Phenylobacterium hankyongense harbors:
- a CDS encoding aquaporin, which produces DPKRNARDSHVPVLAPLPIGFAVFMVHLATIPITGTGINPARSFGAAVIYNKEKAWDDQWIFWVGPFIGAAAAAIYHQYLLRAGAIKALGSFRSNTNV